One Elgaria multicarinata webbii isolate HBS135686 ecotype San Diego chromosome 6, rElgMul1.1.pri, whole genome shotgun sequence DNA segment encodes these proteins:
- the NAA50 gene encoding N-alpha-acetyltransferase 50 yields the protein MKGSRIELGDVTPHNIKQLKRLNQVIFPVSYNDKFYKDVLEVGELAKLAYFNDIAVGAVCCRVDHSQNQKRLYIMTLGCLAPYRRLGIGTKMLNHVLNICEKDGTFDNIYLHVQISNESAIDFYRKFGFEIIETKKNYYKRIEPADAHVLQKNLKVPYLGQNTDVQKSDN from the exons TAGCCGGATTGAGCTGGGTGATGTGACGCCACACAACATTAAGCAGCTGAAACGCTTAAACCAAGTCATCTTTCCCGTCAGCTACAATGACAAGTTCTACAAGGATGTGTTAGAGGTTGGCGAACTCGCCAAGCTGG CCTATTTCAATGATATTGCAGTGGGTGCAGTGTGCTGTAGAGTAGATCATTCTCAGAATCAGAAAAGACTGTACATCATGACGCTTGGATGTCTGGCCCCTTACCGAAGGTTGGGAATAG GAACAAAAATGTTGAATCATGTGTTAAACATCTGTGAAAAAGATGGAACTTTTGACAATATCTATCT GCATGTCCAGATTAGCAATGAGTCAGCAATTGACTTTTACAGAAAGTTTGGGTTTGAAATCATTGAGACAAAGAAGAACTACTACAAGAGGATAGAACCAGCAGATGCTCATGTGCTGCAGAAAAATCTGAAAGTCCCTTACCTTGGCCAGAACACAGATGTGCAAAAGTCTGACAACTGA